The following proteins are encoded in a genomic region of Sulfurimonas sp. HSL3-7:
- a CDS encoding phosphopantetheine-binding protein, which yields MTEEFVRETLKKVLIEEFEVEEDEIVAGANFFEDLDMDSLDAIDLIVMMDKKLNIDLKAEDAQKIRTIDEFVALIMTRG from the coding sequence ATGACAGAAGAGTTTGTTAGAGAGACGCTAAAGAAGGTTTTGATTGAAGAATTTGAGGTCGAAGAAGATGAGATCGTCGCAGGCGCAAACTTTTTTGAAGATCTGGATATGGACAGTCTCGATGCGATCGATCTCATCGTGATGATGGATAAAAAACTCAATATCGATCTTAAAGCGGAAGATGCGCAAAAGATCCGTACGATCGACGAATTCGTCGCACTGATCATGACGCGGGGCTGA
- a CDS encoding lysophospholipid acyltransferase family protein gives MSSKLLSAYIYGLFIFWMLVALLFAVSFTLPVWLFGGDPRWAFQVVVRFFWRLFLKTSPVIGKVTIHNSHNLNTIQPAVYVASHQSSIDFVLLGSIIENFVTISNHPISDLPIFLKIPRLVGVYYMEKHNPNAAITVFNKLSNALQRNINVFIFPEGTRNYSGELLPFQKGAFRLAVDNQLPLIPVIIDGTGKIVTKGSNVAKTLTRTDIDVTFLDPLYPEKEESVRSLMRRVKEAMQTEVTENFS, from the coding sequence GTGTCAAGTAAACTTCTGAGCGCCTATATCTACGGGCTTTTTATCTTCTGGATGCTTGTAGCGCTTCTCTTCGCCGTAAGCTTCACGCTGCCGGTCTGGCTTTTTGGCGGTGATCCGCGCTGGGCCTTTCAGGTCGTGGTCCGTTTTTTCTGGCGCCTCTTTCTGAAGACATCCCCGGTTATCGGGAAGGTTACGATCCACAACAGCCACAACCTCAATACCATCCAGCCGGCGGTCTATGTCGCTTCGCACCAATCCTCCATCGATTTTGTGCTTCTCGGCAGCATAATTGAGAACTTTGTGACCATCTCCAACCACCCCATCAGCGACCTGCCGATCTTTCTTAAGATACCGCGCCTAGTGGGCGTCTACTATATGGAGAAGCACAATCCGAACGCGGCGATCACGGTCTTTAACAAGCTCTCCAATGCTTTGCAACGCAATATCAATGTCTTTATTTTTCCCGAAGGGACACGCAACTACAGCGGCGAGCTGCTCCCTTTTCAAAAAGGGGCCTTTCGTCTCGCCGTGGACAATCAGCTTCCGCTCATTCCCGTTATCATCGACGGTACGGGAAAGATCGTCACGAAAGGCTCTAATGTGGCAAAGACATTGACACGGACCGATATAGATGTGACCTTTCTCGATCCGCTCTATCCCGAAAAAGAGGAGAGCGTACGCTCTCTAATGCGCCGTGTCAAAGAGGCGATGCAGACCGAAGTAACAGAGAACTTTTCATGA